One part of the Natronosalvus amylolyticus genome encodes these proteins:
- a CDS encoding zinc ribbon domain-containing protein: MSRTITAVGAYVPQARLPAEAVSEAWGRFDGAGIRSTAVPGADEDTLTMAGEAARRALEAADLEAAELEAVTFATTTPPLEEAELAVRLGAFLGTGDSTRHETAGASTNAGVAALADAFEGDAGPHLVVASDASRGEPDSAQAHAAGAGAAAFVLESSGGARCLARADAGLDYPGTRFREAGSSAVDSLGITPYEREAFTETIGRAIDGLGESFDPASADAVAVQAPNGKLPYRASGILGVDTDVMTEHAVVHDLGDLGAASVPLSLASALAAGEETILGVGYGSGSVSTILALEAGESDDAGAVSGEVDLESDETISYADSLRLRGEITGGEPAGGGAYVSVPSWQRSTPQRYRLEAGECPSCGALNFLPQGACRRCHELVDYEPVQLEREGTIETVSVISQGGAPPEFAELQARAGDYATAIVAFDGPGESDERASAPLLIVDADPESVNVGDRVEATIRRIYTQEGVTRYGIKARPLE; the protein is encoded by the coding sequence ATGAGCCGTACGATCACCGCCGTCGGCGCGTACGTGCCACAGGCCCGGCTCCCGGCGGAGGCTGTGAGCGAGGCCTGGGGGCGCTTCGACGGCGCAGGCATCCGTTCGACGGCGGTTCCCGGCGCGGACGAGGACACGCTGACGATGGCCGGCGAGGCCGCGCGGCGTGCACTCGAGGCAGCCGATCTCGAGGCAGCCGAACTCGAGGCGGTTACGTTCGCGACGACGACGCCACCGCTCGAGGAGGCGGAACTCGCCGTTCGACTGGGAGCGTTCCTGGGGACGGGCGACTCGACGCGCCACGAAACCGCGGGTGCGAGCACGAACGCTGGTGTGGCCGCGCTCGCGGATGCGTTCGAGGGGGACGCCGGGCCGCACTTGGTCGTCGCGAGTGACGCATCGCGTGGTGAACCGGACAGCGCCCAGGCCCACGCAGCGGGTGCCGGGGCCGCGGCGTTCGTCCTCGAATCGTCGGGGGGTGCGCGTTGCCTGGCTCGAGCCGATGCGGGGCTCGATTATCCCGGTACCCGGTTCCGCGAGGCCGGCTCGAGTGCGGTCGACTCGCTCGGGATCACGCCCTACGAGCGCGAAGCGTTCACCGAGACCATCGGTCGAGCTATCGACGGGCTGGGCGAATCCTTCGACCCCGCGAGTGCCGATGCGGTGGCCGTGCAGGCACCGAACGGCAAGTTGCCGTACCGCGCTTCGGGCATCCTCGGTGTCGACACCGATGTCATGACCGAGCACGCGGTCGTCCACGACCTGGGCGACCTCGGCGCGGCTAGCGTCCCGCTGTCGCTCGCCTCCGCGCTCGCCGCCGGCGAAGAAACCATCCTTGGCGTCGGCTACGGCAGCGGTTCCGTGTCCACGATACTCGCCCTCGAGGCGGGAGAATCGGACGATGCAGGCGCCGTCTCTGGCGAGGTCGACCTCGAGAGCGACGAGACGATCAGCTACGCCGATTCACTCCGCCTTCGCGGTGAAATCACTGGCGGCGAACCCGCAGGCGGCGGTGCGTACGTGAGCGTCCCATCCTGGCAGCGTTCGACACCCCAGCGCTACCGACTCGAGGCCGGCGAATGTCCGTCGTGCGGCGCACTCAACTTCCTCCCTCAGGGTGCGTGTCGACGCTGTCACGAACTGGTGGACTACGAACCGGTCCAACTCGAGCGCGAGGGGACAATCGAAACCGTCTCGGTGATCTCACAGGGCGGAGCGCCACCCGAGTTCGCAGAACTGCAGGCTCGAGCTGGCGACTATGCGACCGCAATTGTGGCCTTCGACGGCCCAGGTGAGAGCGACGAACGGGCGAGTGCACCCCTGTTGATCGTCGATGCCGACCCGGAGAGTGTCAACGTGGGTGACCGAGTCGAAGCGACGATCCGTCGCATCTACACCCAGGAGGGCGTCACCCGATACGGAATCAAGGCGCGACCGCTCGAGTAG
- a CDS encoding SDR family NAD(P)-dependent oxidoreductase has product MAGQEFDIDGETAIVTGASSGIGRAIAERYAENGVDVVVCARSVDDLEAVADGINESDAPGEALAVECDITDWNAVEAMAEATVEAFGGIDILVNNAGASFRAPFEEFSQNAWRTIVNINLNGTFNCTQVVGEYMREAGSGTIINVSSVASRDGAPEMAHYAASKAGMNNLTRTLSYEWAKYGVRVNCIAPGLIATEGVESQMGISVDSIDLEEVDRQIGIPDEIATVAQFLASPAARYILGETIVVEGVPRIARTRHHE; this is encoded by the coding sequence ATGGCAGGACAAGAGTTCGATATCGATGGAGAGACGGCAATCGTCACGGGGGCATCGAGCGGCATCGGCCGAGCAATCGCCGAGCGCTACGCCGAAAACGGCGTCGACGTCGTCGTCTGTGCCCGGTCGGTCGACGACCTCGAGGCCGTGGCCGACGGCATCAACGAGAGCGACGCACCCGGTGAAGCGCTGGCCGTCGAGTGTGATATCACGGACTGGAACGCCGTCGAGGCGATGGCCGAAGCCACCGTCGAGGCATTCGGCGGCATCGACATTCTCGTGAACAACGCCGGTGCGAGTTTCCGCGCTCCGTTCGAGGAGTTCAGCCAGAACGCCTGGCGGACCATCGTGAATATCAACCTCAACGGGACGTTCAACTGCACCCAGGTCGTCGGCGAGTACATGCGCGAGGCCGGATCGGGCACCATCATCAACGTCTCCTCGGTCGCCAGCCGCGATGGGGCACCCGAAATGGCCCACTACGCCGCCTCGAAAGCCGGGATGAACAACCTCACCCGCACACTCTCTTACGAGTGGGCGAAGTACGGCGTCCGCGTCAACTGCATCGCGCCCGGCCTCATCGCCACCGAGGGCGTCGAGAGCCAGATGGGCATCAGCGTCGACAGTATCGACCTCGAGGAAGTCGACCGACAGATCGGGATTCCCGACGAAATCGCGACCGTGGCGCAGTTCCTCGCCAGCCCGGCCGCTCGCTACATCCTCGGCGAAACGATCGTCGTCGAAGGCGTGCCCCGTATCGCCAGGACGCGACACCACGAGTAA
- a CDS encoding thiolase family protein encodes MSRDVAVVGVGYSEPESFTDYRFSTQSKEEQAFTAVTNALDHADIDADDVDATMFCTVDGFEGTFRVERTLEVLGLGNDVPVLSVNTGGTAGGSGVKVAHEYIASGKYDVAVVYGSPSFDSVVEAQPVMNTNADPLFERNFVTAIQMGALPSSGYMEISGATEEDFAEVAAKNYRAGARNPYAHRNEERTVEEILDSPMVCWPLRRAMTCPVSSGSAAMVVVSEDIATDVRDNPVWIDEIDSTSNTFWTGYRTYDWFPKLKELSDQVYENADIDDPLEEFDVAETFNPYIPFEMMEYEALGFCEKGEAKHLVRDGVTDRGGELPVNMSGGTLCTNSGICASLSRHSEVVLQLMGEAGDRQVEGAKKGLSHSWGANLGQFHQMAIFSTER; translated from the coding sequence ATGAGCCGCGACGTCGCCGTCGTCGGCGTTGGCTACTCCGAACCGGAGAGCTTCACCGACTACCGATTTTCAACCCAGAGCAAAGAAGAGCAGGCGTTCACGGCGGTGACCAACGCCCTGGATCACGCAGACATCGACGCCGACGACGTCGACGCAACCATGTTCTGCACCGTCGACGGCTTCGAAGGCACCTTCCGCGTCGAACGGACCCTCGAGGTACTCGGTCTGGGTAACGACGTGCCGGTCCTGAGCGTCAACACGGGCGGGACCGCCGGCGGGAGCGGCGTCAAAGTCGCTCACGAGTACATCGCTTCCGGTAAGTACGACGTGGCCGTCGTCTATGGCTCGCCGTCGTTCGACTCGGTCGTCGAAGCCCAGCCGGTCATGAACACCAACGCGGATCCGCTGTTCGAGCGCAACTTCGTGACGGCGATTCAGATGGGGGCGCTGCCCAGTTCGGGCTATATGGAGATTTCAGGAGCAACGGAAGAGGACTTCGCCGAAGTCGCCGCCAAGAACTACCGGGCGGGAGCTCGCAATCCGTACGCACACCGCAACGAGGAGCGAACCGTCGAGGAAATTCTGGACTCCCCGATGGTCTGCTGGCCGCTTCGCCGAGCGATGACCTGCCCTGTCTCCTCGGGGTCGGCAGCGATGGTCGTCGTGAGCGAAGACATCGCGACCGACGTGCGTGACAACCCCGTCTGGATCGACGAAATCGACAGCACGAGCAACACGTTCTGGACCGGCTACCGGACCTACGACTGGTTCCCGAAACTCAAGGAACTCTCCGACCAGGTATACGAAAACGCCGACATCGACGACCCGCTCGAGGAGTTCGACGTCGCCGAGACGTTCAATCCCTACATTCCGTTCGAGATGATGGAGTACGAGGCGCTTGGCTTCTGTGAGAAAGGCGAGGCCAAACACCTCGTCCGGGATGGCGTGACCGACCGGGGCGGCGAGTTACCGGTCAACATGTCTGGCGGCACCCTGTGTACGAACTCCGGTATCTGTGCGTCGCTCTCGCGACACTCCGAAGTCGTCTTACAGCTCATGGGCGAGGCCGGCGATCGGCAGGTCGAGGGCGCGAAGAAGGGACTTTCACACTCCTGGGGGGCGAACCTCGGACAGTTCCACCAGATGGCCATCTTCTCGACCGAACGGTAA
- a CDS encoding thiolase family protein — protein sequence MSRVAIAGHGTYGFGSDTNGRSDTEMVLEASMAALESANLSHEEVDSIIYTGQDAYDGSAISDGQRVSAAGGYRKPFMRIQNGGGAAIHQAVAKINSGKADVVSIVAADSVYADPRVLSWTSHEALYHRTIGQNNDQSFGLLATVHQEERGVSDETLAQVAEKNYRAAANNDVAHRQEAYSVEDVLEADRVVGPLTELMLRPNSFGAAVCVLVSESFAEERGNARSWITGTGLATGKYWYRDMSGRLEQPTLQQAASTAFEEADVTIDDVDAAEIAAYSPTLEMTSYEAIGLCAEGESSSLIEDGVTAPNGSFPVNLSGGPLATSPPNAGGIYRAIAASQVIEGDLGDGSAERVLLADNDMHLGEPGRTDAVMVLEGGAA from the coding sequence ATGTCTAGAGTAGCAATCGCCGGGCACGGCACGTACGGCTTTGGGAGCGATACCAACGGGCGGTCCGACACCGAGATGGTGCTCGAGGCGTCGATGGCTGCACTCGAGTCAGCGAACCTGAGCCACGAGGAGGTCGACTCCATCATCTACACTGGCCAGGACGCATACGATGGATCGGCGATCAGTGACGGACAGCGCGTCTCAGCCGCGGGCGGCTACCGAAAGCCGTTCATGCGCATCCAGAACGGCGGCGGGGCCGCGATCCACCAGGCGGTGGCTAAAATCAACTCCGGAAAGGCAGACGTCGTCTCCATCGTCGCGGCCGACTCCGTCTACGCGGACCCCCGGGTCCTCAGCTGGACGTCCCACGAGGCGCTCTACCACCGGACAATCGGACAGAACAACGACCAGTCGTTCGGGCTTCTCGCGACGGTCCACCAGGAAGAACGCGGCGTCAGCGACGAAACACTCGCCCAGGTGGCGGAGAAGAACTACCGCGCGGCGGCGAACAACGACGTCGCTCACCGACAGGAGGCGTACTCGGTCGAGGACGTCCTCGAGGCCGACCGGGTCGTCGGGCCGCTCACCGAACTGATGCTCCGGCCGAACTCCTTCGGAGCCGCCGTCTGTGTCCTGGTGAGCGAGTCCTTCGCCGAGGAGCGCGGAAACGCCCGCTCCTGGATCACCGGCACGGGACTCGCCACGGGCAAGTACTGGTATCGGGACATGAGCGGACGACTCGAGCAGCCGACCCTGCAACAGGCTGCATCGACCGCGTTCGAGGAAGCTGACGTCACCATCGACGACGTCGACGCGGCCGAGATCGCCGCCTACTCGCCGACACTCGAGATGACGAGCTACGAGGCCATCGGCCTCTGTGCGGAAGGCGAGAGCAGTTCCCTGATCGAAGACGGTGTGACGGCACCGAACGGCTCGTTCCCAGTGAACCTCTCGGGTGGTCCACTCGCGACGAGTCCGCCAAACGCAGGCGGAATCTATCGCGCCATCGCCGCCTCACAGGTCATCGAGGGCGATCTGGGTGATGGGTCGGCTGAACGCGTGTTGCTCGCCGACAACGACATGCACCTGGGCGAACCGGGTCGCACTGATGCTGTCATGGTTCTCGAAGGTGGTGCTGCATGA